From the Haliaeetus albicilla chromosome 6, bHalAlb1.1, whole genome shotgun sequence genome, the window AAATCACtgtatgtggaaaaaaacccactataGTGAAGAAGCTGAGGGAAGACTGTTAACCATACCCATGCgaagataaattaaaaactttAGGTTATGATTAAGTCCTACAGAAACTGGATTAAATCGTGGATTGCACTGATGCCACCTATCTTGTACATTTGTTCAGAATACCTACCACTTCCAATTCATTGCTACTTTTACTTTACTTTTGTGCAGAGAGAAGTGGCTCTAATCTCCAAAACTACTTTTCATGTATACATATAACTGCTAACATTGATTGTTGTTACACTTTGATTAcagtgaaacaagaaaaaaagatattggAATTAACTGCCTGTGttgcaagaggggaaaaaaagctgaaaaagaaccCTGAACACAAAAACCATGAGAGACCGCCTCCAAGAGCTTAAACTGAGAGCTAAGGAACTACAGCTAGCTGGAGAAAACAATGGTGCAACTGTACaagaagaggagcaggaggagttTGAACAGCAGGCcattatttatgaaaaagagCCCATAACTGAAAGGCACTTGCATGAAATCCAGAAGCTCCAGaatgaaattaataatttgGTGGAGGAAGTTCATAAATTCagtcaacaacaaaaaagcctaCTATCTTCAATGAGAAGATTCAGTGTTCTTAAAAAGGAATCTAACAtagcaagagaaataaaaattcaagcaGAGCATATACGAAAAAGTTTGGATGAACTGtcaaaaacagtgaaaaaggctgaaaatgAACATGGGCCATCACGTGCCACAGTAAGAATTTTAGCTTCCCAGCACGCTTTCTTATCCCAGCGTTACCTAAATGCTATGCTGTCATACAACGATGCTATAACTGCTAAgcaagagaaatgcagaagatTTATTGTTCGTCAGCTTGAAGTAGCTGGTAAAGAAGTATCTGAGGAAGAAGTCAATGACATGCTCCAACAAGGAAAATGGGAGATTTTCAATGAAAATCTACtcactgaagtaaaaattaCCAAAGCTCAGCTTTCGGAGATTGAACAGAGACACAAAGAACTAGTCAATCTGGAGAACCAGGTCAAAGACTTAAAGGAACTTTTTATCCAGATATCAGTTCTGGTGGAAGAGCAAGGGGAGATGATCAACAACATTGAAATCAGTATGAACAACACTCAAGAATACACTCAAGTATCTAAAGAAAAATTTGGGCTTGCAGTCAAGTATCAAAGAAGAAACCTTTGCAAAGCAGTGTGCTGCTGGTGTTGTCCATGCTGCAaatgacaaaagaaataaactgaaataccAATGGTTCCTATTTAGTAAACTATTCTTGTAAAGCAGTTTCAGGATCCCTCgattgcttcatttttcttcccatttccccCTCCACAGAGGTGTCAGGAAAAACTACATCTGTTTTTCCAAAGAGAGTTAGAAGAATGAAAAGAATTTtatgttttcacagaaacaCATGAACTAGGGGAAAGGATCAAAGGACACAAGTGACACTTTTTTGTTCTTCCACTCAAACTAAAACAATGTGGCAACAAACTACCTGTAGTTTTGGGAAGCATTGCAAATATTGTTAATCTCAATGACAGGATTCAGAAGAACAGTTTAGTTACCTTTTACAAAATAACGATTAGTGGTTTTAATTGCCTTGTGGTTTTTTAGCACTCATATTTACTTGGTTCAAATtctaaggttttttttccaggaatctgaaattctacaaaaaaaatcccaaatgtACACATAAAGCAGACTTCATTAGTAACAATCCAGAACGTGATGTCTAAACCAAACAGAAGTCAGAAAACAGTTATTAGGAGTGTTTCAATACTACCTCTATAGGAAAAGTTACTTCCAGGCTTACTTACCTACTTAACACCATCAAATATTGCTCATGTTATAGTAGGACAGAGTGTACTGTCTTATGGAATGCAAAACAGACATTgggttatttattttaataacaccATGCTCTATTTCTTACAGATGGGTGTTGAGCTGGTATTTTCTGAACACATTAAAGATCACTAGCAGCAGAAGACCACATCACCAAACTTGCAGGGACATGTTAGCAGCCTGCTGAGAAGCCAAGCATTAATAAACTGAAATAGAGATATTTACATTATTCAACTACATAGGCAGACCCCTACGAGGTAAGGACAGGGGAATATGACACTTTATTACACAGTGATAAGACACGTTCTTACTTTTGCCTAGCCTATCTAAATATGTAGTTGCCTCTGCAGTCTCACTTTCACTAGtacaaaaatgaaggaaaaaatataattaaaaaaatagaactccatccttataaaaataaacataatctAGAACCAGAGAATGATTTAGCTCACAAGGAACTTCTGGGGGACATGCAGAGCAACCTCTTGCTCAAACTCTTGATCAAATCAAGACAGGAATTTCCCTGGTTGCAGCTCTTGTCCACCACTTCTCATCCTACCACCACACCTCTGAGAGGAGCCTTGTTCTGTTATCTTCACACCTTACTAGTAGGCAGTAGGAAGATCTCTCCTTTAGTTTCTTCATCTTAAGTCCAAACAAACGCAGCTCTCTAACTCTCCTCATATGTCACACACTCCAATACCCAAGCAGCATGGACTCACTATAGTATAATCAACATTTGTCTTCATGGTCGTCTTGTATTGGGAAGTCCAGAACCGGCCATGGTATAGGACATGCATTTATTTGTACTACTACAGGAGCAGCCAGAAGAACTAGTTGAGGGTTTCCACAACTCTAAAGGGTTCCATGAAATTCTGCTAATTGTAGAAGCCTAGGATCTTCATATAGGTATGCAAAACAGATGCCTGAAGTAGTAAATATGAATACCTCCCCCGAGTACCTTAAACAGAGCAGCTAGCCATTGACTCAACCTGTCCCTGAAGATACTTTAGATGTTCTTTATGGAACAGCTGAATTAGCAAGACAGGAAGTATaccactgttttattttgcagcagTAGTTATTTCTGCAGTGAAGAGAAGCAAGCAGAAGCAGAGTGCTTTTGCTTTCCATGGTCCCAATGGTTGGTTTCTGCCCTGTACCTAACCCTTTTTGGAACTGAATGAGAAATCATGCTCTAATgcaatttaacagaaaataacaatGCAACTGAGACAAAAGAGTTAtttccaaaaagaagaaaactcacAAACACCactaaaaaccaaacaccaaaccaGGAGTGTTATTTCTGAACTCCGTTATGCTGTGCAAAGGCACAATCAATACCACTATACCTGGATACAGTCAAAGAAGTCAGAGCAAATTGCACTGCAATTCTGCAAGACACTAAGTGAGCTAGATGTCTTTAATTACAtctagtgtgtgtgtgtggggggaatcAATCTACTATTGAAAGGCTCtattgaattatttttacaCTGCAGTATCTATAAATAGTTGGGATTCctcccatcccagctgaaaattACAACTGAAATTAACTGTTATCAAAGTACAATCAGAGGACTGAACCTTAAAGTGAAAAACACTATTTACAAAGTAGcgacaaaaaataaaattagataaTGACACCACTGATACTATCCCATTAAATAATCTACCCTGTTACCTATATGGAAGCTACCTTTACGTGCCAAGGGCAGAGTAGAAATTAGTCAATAagcaatacagagaaaaaagttgctgtggccAACATGCTCTTTAGTGTATAAACATATATAATACACACAttaatatgcatatatacatgcacTACCCAGAAACACCACCCCATCTACTTTTCCTGGTTTCCTTCTCTCCTGGGTCCTTAAAAAGAAACGCATTATGGTACTTCTGTGAAGGATTATTGCATCCAGCATtgacagaagagaaaaccaaaatacaacAAACATCACCTATTTACACAGCATCCCCCATGCGGGAGTGTCCATACAAGCATCGCTTATCTGAGAGAGAAATGTGTTCCTGGGCTAGCCCTTCCTCTTCACACAACAGAtatgtttctttgaaataaacatGGTCTTGTTAAACAAGAGCTGTACTTTAAATCCTGGAAGAAAACTCGAGTTTCACTACTACTAAGGAAGACAGCTGCCTATCCATACATTGTAAATAATTCAAGTAATTTTCAGCTGTATATTGATTACAAAAtggcaaaacagaaacataCATAACATGCTGCAGAACTGAGAAGAGAGGAGACCAGAAAGACTTGTGGAAAGGTTTTTCTTAATACGAGGTGCTATTAACTGATAGTAAAAATATTAAGTACAACTTACATTGACATAATGAGAAATTTATATTAAGCATTCAAAATTATTAACAGCAGAAATTTTGCAGTAATCGTTAAAATAACTTTccagtggtttttttgttacatAGTTATGCAGAAGTGCAAACAAATTAAAGCAGAGCTGCTAGTGTTCTAGtaagaaatgtgaaatattaaTAGCTATAATCCCTCATCACCAAAATAGCAGGTAGAAAGTAGCtttctactaaaaaaaatacctgCCCAGCAATCTCTCTGGTATAAAAATATCAGCCATAGCACATGGAATTGTATTTCCTCTTGCACGTGTTTcatgtcaaaggaaaaaaaaaaacccacaacaaacaaaaacccaacaaaacccaccaaccagcaaacacaaaaataaccccaaacaaaaccagtatttgcctctttttttctggcataaTATGAAGTCTAAGTGTTCCTTTCTGATAaaaagaaggacaaaaaaaattctaagagaaaaaaatttaaactttcATACCTATATAAGTCTTGAGGTTATTGACAGAAGAATTGACCCATGAACTGCAAGAACTCTTGCTTTCTACAATTCAATTTCCCCACACGTAACAGACTGATCAACTACTTAAGCACTTAGATGCTTAAACAAGGCCTACATGAGCAAAGCAAACATAAATTAAGTAGTAACActaatcagtaaaaaaaatgccaaataaaAAGTTTAACATCTTCAAGTATTTCATACCAAGCGTCAGTAACAGCCAATACCATCAGCACTTCAGGAAAACTGTCTTAAACGATACTGTGATACCTCCATGGCCAGTGATAGATAATAAGATGCCACAGTACCAATTCAATTTGAAGCAAGTATCACACTGAACAATATCAGAACTCTTATATTCCCATATTACTGTAACATAGAATGTCTTGTACCAATCTCATGCCCACATTGCACAATTCAGCCTATTCTCCTTCCAGGCTATTGGGCCTCCACTTCTCCCTGAAGAGTGCTGAGGCTCGCTATCCATTCCTTTATCAGGGAGGATGAGGAGCAAGAGCTGTCTCCCCCTCTTCTTCTGTCAGCAGTGTGTCTTCTCACCCTTGGCAAAAAGCAGAGTTCCCACATGCACAGGCATACTACAGGATTAGGGCATACCATAACGCAATTGATTGGGATGGAAGAGAAGATGGCAAAAGGAAGAGTGGGCCAATGACTCCAACTCCACTTTGCTCCGTAATGAAGACTGCATCTCTAACCCTTTAGTAATCGATCCTGTTCTTCGTTGTGAAATGAGACCCATCTACCCATGATAATTCTCAGCGGTATCTTGCTAGCACTACTCAGTATAAGTTTGATTATGAACAAAAGATATCTAAGATGACACTCAGTGACATAAATTGACATTAATTCCCAGTGCTTTTCAGAAAGGACTGTTGCTTGTTTTAGCACATGTaaaacaaaataggaaaaatattcagGGGAAATGTTCTGTTacttaaagaaataataaaaatagtataTTTACTGGGAAAAgctagcatttaaaaaaacccagatttttaacttttttacttaaagttactttttccagaataaaacacacacatttttcaagGACTTACTCTTCCACTGGAAAGATTCTAAAGTATTTGTTGTGGATACAATTCTCCACATACTTCATGAAAGAGTGGAGGGCCTCCTTTGCACACCTCCCTATACATTATGATTAAAACACTTCTAGTGCACATATCACAGTCCTAGCTGGACAGCATATCCAAAATTGTTCTCCCACCTCTCCTCCCCGGCTTCTTCCAAATACACACATTAACTTAGTTGCTTACCTGGGTGATAAATTATAACTACGCTGTCTTTGTGGCCAGTGCCAGAGAGCAAGCTCTGACCCCTGGAAAAAGTGGTGTGGATCAGCACCCACGTACGCTGTTTGGAGCAAAGAGCTTTTGGAGAGCCTCTTCTGGAGAGGATTGGTCACATCTACACTACAGGGCTTGACCCCAATCTCTTGTGGGCTGCATGTGACACCCCTCTGGCCTTAGGActtacatatataaaattattttattttgaattcaACACATCCAAAATTATGATCAGTGCAATGCATCTCATTAAAATTGTTCATGCTGGTATCATATGCTTAAAGTTTTGGGACATAGCATGGGGGCATGTAGTGTGCAAGACCTGCTGATGCAGTGTAGGAGACCTGTCCTGATTAGTAGGAGGTGAAGTTGGTATGGTCTACACCCTTACTATCTGACCAAACTAGAGTGTTATACAGACATGTCCTCTCAGTAAAACAGAGGACACGCAACTGTTTCTCTCCAAGATGTAGGTCAATCAGCTACTACATACACAGTATGGCTTATTGCAGTGACAGCAcccaaagaacaacaaaaaaagggggtgaGGGGAGAGTGTGAATGACTAAATCTCTCAGTGTAGACAAACCACATAATTACTGTGCTGTTCAaaatggagggaggggaaagttTAATTTGTCTACTTTCAGTAAGGACTGTCTGTCAAAGACTCCCAAGCCTTTTCTGGTGACCATTAAGTGTATTGCTGCTGAAGTTTGTTCCTGTTCTTGGAGTTTTTGTGtatgttcttttttgttttgtttgggtttttttaggggtgggggttttgtggattttgtttgtttggggttggtgtggttttgggggggggggttgttgttttgtttgggggtttttgtttgtttgtttggggtttaggggggtttgcttgtttgtttacAACTCTCAACTCTACatcagcaaatgaaaaaatcttGAAACGGAATGAATCTACAGAGCATTGAACAAAGATATAGAGCAGTGGACAAGACTGCCATCACATAACAGCAAGCAACTGGagaatacttttatttaaatgttactATCATAGATGTTTTTACTGTTAATGAAGCAGAACCCATAGTTAAACACAACATTATCTTTTTACAGGAAGAAACATAGTTATGTAAATTAGGatatgttattttcttttttaaatctttaaagatAAAAGATATATTTAGATAAAGGAACTTCATGATTCAGCATATATTTTAGCCATTATATCACATCGAAATCTGCTTACCTGACTAGAAAAAGTTTTTTGCCACTACTTTTTTAGACCATTTTTGCAAGGACAGTTAGCTCCCACAACAACCGTACTGCTGACCTATATCAAATTCATATGGGTAGAAGAGAGACCAAAACTAGTTTTAATTCATTCACTTCACCTATTCTCAAAGGCAACTGACAGCTGAGTACTTCACTTGTTGCACCACAACCAGACACAGCATGTGCTTACCCAGCCAGAGAAGAAATGCTGAGCGGacaaagggaagagaaagagaaagagggtAAAACTTCAGGAACTAGTGAGAGAGGTCAGAGTATGTAAGAAAAGGTGAGTATATTAGGGAATGTGTTTATTCATTAGTACAGAGCTATAcaacttgtattttatttcctcttagAATTATTATTGAGCAACCAATTTTCTAAAAGCATTCAACAACAGCACTCTTCTTAAACCAAACCTTAACATTCTAAACACCAGCAACTCTACAAGTAAAACAGGATGAAAATTCTAGTAAGCATTAACTTACCTAACAGTGAATGCAATTTCTgtttcaagtttttcttttatatatacactGAGGTAGTCCAGATTAGAAAGAGAAGTCTGACAGATCAGAATTCTTGTCCAGAGGCAAATTCCCACCTCCTTACCATTGCTACCACTCCAGCCAGTATCACTCCTTTCCACGGTTTATTAAATAATAAGGAAAATATTACAAAGCACAGTTACAAATATGATATTGATAACCTGATAACTGGAATCTCCTTTACAAATACACAAATGTAATTGTCTGGTGAGCAATGGTTTATTTCAAAGGTCCATCTACCAGTCgtgaagattttctttttccctgatCCAACTGGCAAAATTAGTTTTGTCGACAAAATTAGTTTTGTCCAGATAGACGAAAGCCcataaatgcaaaagaaaaaggtcaTTCTGTCTTTTCTGGTAGATAATAATCAaagtgtacacacacacaaaaaaggaaaaataggggaaaaaaaaaaggcataatcAGCAGGTTATTTCAAATACAAGATGGTTGAAAATTCAGTACGTTGGTTCAATCtatgcttaaaaagaaatgtgaatatCCAGTATAAACATTTCAATTGTTTCATTGTGATCAAGTCACCAATACCTCTTTCATCATTATtcagcacacacacactttgaAGTTATAGCTCACTCCTTTTCATTCCTTTAGCATTTAGGTTCTTTTATTAGTTTTTAAGATGGTAATCGGtaattaataaaacattaatgaaTAATTTGCTCTTTGTAtttaagcaaacagaaaacatagTAGAGAACTCTGTGCACGTACAGACAGCAGAGAATAAGCAAATTACaacttgtttttctgcttctccttgtTTATTTCAAGTGCTGGAGGAAAGCAGTAGTCCAGACCAGAGACACACTTGTGGAGTGTGGAAATCAAAGAGAAGGAGTCTCTCTCCTCTGGCATGAAATTATAACAGTATTCtatgaaaagagaaacagattGTGCTCTGCACTGCAAGAGCATGAGAGAGAAGGGAATTacttaaagaaaatttcaaCTTTCCTAGATTTAATACTTAGAGGTCACTGCACTATTTTCAGTAAATACTGGCCTTCACGCATACATGCACAGACTAAAATGCACTAATTAGAAGCTTACCAAGATATTGGGGAACTTATTGCTACATGGATACCAAGTAtctcattattaaaaaacaaaacaaaagctgaatATCCTTAGAAgcaggaaatattaaaaaaggcTAACTTTCACCACAAATTTGGAAATCAGCTGTTTCCTTTGCTCTtgatacattttcattttttgttttagtgacttaaggggaaaaaagtttatgCCACAGAACTTCTTTTTGGCAAGTATGAGTGATGGAGATTTGCATCTCCAACCAAAGGCATCTTcagggaagggaaggtgcaTGGGACCAGTTTAATCTCATTTGCTGAGTACTCCATTTCTATACCACAAACACTAGTGCTTACTGACCAAGCCTTCCTGCTTCACAACTTGCAGGCTTCACAATGTAACAAGTGCTTCAAATACCGGAAAAAATTTTAGGGTTTACGTGATTTGAACATGCCAAAGGTAGCATAGCTATGccatgaacacacacacaccaaacaaaagaaagacaatACAGGAAACAATTCATAACTCAAGATGCAGGCTCATATAGGGAGTATAAAACAAAACTACTGGATCCCTCCACAGAACTGGGACACTGCAAGAGCAAATTCTCTTCAAAGACCTGAGGCTCAATCAATTAGAACACAGTAACATCAATAAACTTAGTTTAGTCACCATTAGACTCAGTTAATAAGCTCTGCCTTCCGATTAGCAGGATCAAGTCCCAGAGGAGTGGGCTCTCTACAGGTACAGCCAGCCACCCAAATAAACTCTATTACAGGATTAGGGCATAGagatttctatgaaaaaaaacctaaaatgtatttatttagaaaCACTGCACAGTTGTCAACTGTCACAGTTGCATTTTCAGAACAGATTTTGGTTAAATGAGCTGCATTAAGTTGGTTTTATTGCCTTCCCTGTAGTAATAACATTCAGATAACAATGGAAGTTAAAAATCTAATCTATTTTTTAACATATACGCTATTAGCTTGCTGAACTACACTCCACTTGAGCAAAACAATTAGCCAGTTTCACCCTCAAACCACCAGAGCATCACTGCTTCCTAGAAGTAAGAGGCCACTCCTCTTAGCTTTACAGATTCTTTATATCACAGAAAAGTTGTGTAATTACTGTATTATGGAGGTCTTATGCCCACCAGCCAAAGATATTGTCCTGATAAACCATTTTAAACTTTCACAGTTTATTTTGTTACTTCAAAATGGTATTTGTCCCCAAAGACCTTTTGCGTGGCTGAATAAAATATGCTATTTTTGATATTTTACAAACCCTAGTTTTTAAGCAGAGAAGTTCATGAATCTATCTGTTCTGTGAAAGAATGTGTCTAGAccttttgaaacttttttaaattaaacacatGCACTGCAACAAAAGCATATGCCAAATACTATTAAAGTAAGCCTTCTTTAATGAGATTTTGCTGATTGTGTATCAGCAGCACCACCGTGTGTTAAGTGAACAAGACATTTATTGCTCAGATTACTGGTATTGCAGAATATAATCAACCATTTACAATTTAAGTAATTGATGTAGGCCTAACTAGTAACAATATTTTTACACCATGTTGCCATGACAAACTTGCAAAGCCTTTAACCTATCATACCATTTCAAGTAATATTAGAATTTTAAAgagttaaaaaaccccaccttattattttttccactgctaatgaaagagaagagaaataaatatcCCTGAGAAGGACTAAATAAGATCTAATGTCAGATGCAGTGAATGGATTCAGTACGTCACCATgtggaaagacagaaagacagacagacagaaaaggcttTGTTCACTAGTATGATACTAAGATTGGcataaataaatacttcagaaatactGTAAAACTAATTGTAATATTGCTTAGCGCTAAAGTTACAGTAGTATTAGCATACTTTATACTTATGTTGATACTATACATAAATACTTCT encodes:
- the STX19 gene encoding syntaxin-19; the encoded protein is MRDRLQELKLRAKELQLAGENNGATVQEEEQEEFEQQAIIYEKEPITERHLHEIQKLQNEINNLVEEVHKFSQQQKSLLSSMRRFSVLKKESNIAREIKIQAEHIRKSLDELSKTVKKAENEHGPSRATVRILASQHAFLSQRYLNAMLSYNDAITAKQEKCRRFIVRQLEVAGKEVSEEEVNDMLQQGKWEIFNENLLTEVKITKAQLSEIEQRHKELVNLENQVKDLKELFIQISVLVEEQGEMINNIEISMNNTQEYTQVSKEKFGLAVKYQRRNLCKAVCCWCCPCCK